The Anolis sagrei isolate rAnoSag1 chromosome 10, rAnoSag1.mat, whole genome shotgun sequence genome has a window encoding:
- the LOC132762913 gene encoding small ribosomal subunit protein eS4 has product MARGPKKHLKRVAAPKHWMLDKLTGVFAPRPSTGPHKLRECLPLIIFLRNRLKYALTGDEVKKICMQRFIKIDGKVRTDITYPAGFMDVISIEKTGEHFRLVYDTKGRFAVHRITPEEAKYKLCKVRKIFVGTKGIPHLVTHDARTIRYPDPLIKVNDTIQIDLETGKITDFIKFDTGNLCMVTGGANLGRIGVITNRERHPGSFDVVHVKDANGNSFATRLSNIFVIGKGNKPWISLPRGKGIRLTIAEERDKRLAAKQSSG; this is encoded by the exons GCTCGAGGACCTAAGAAGCACCTGAAGCGTGTTGCAGCTCCAAAGCATTGGATGCTGGATAAGCTGACAGGCGTCTTT GCTCCCCGACCCTCCACCGGGCCCCACAAGCTGAGGGAATGCCTGCCGCTCATCATCTTCCTCAGGAACAGACTGAAGTATGCCCTGACTGGGGACGAGGTGAAGAAGATCTGCATGCAGCGCTTCATCAAAATCGACGGCAAAGTCCGCACGGACATCACCTACCCTGCCGGCTTCATGG ATGTAATCAGCATTGAGAAGACTGGCGAACACTTCCGCCTGGTGTATGACACCAAGGGCCGCTTTGCAGTTCACCGGATTACGCCGGAAGAGGCCAAG TACAAGCTATGCAAGGTCAGGAAGATCTTTGTGGGAACCAAGGGCATTCCGCACCTGGTCACACACGATGCCCGGACTATCCGCTACCCTGACCCTCTCATCAAGGTGAACGACACCATCCAGATTGACCTGGAGACGGGCAAGATCACAGACTTCATCAAGTTTGACACAG GCAACCTCTGCATGGTGACTGGTGGAGCTAACTTGGGCCGCATCGGGGTCATCACCAACCGGGAGCGGCACCCTGGCTCCTTTGATGTGGTCCATGTGAAGGATGCCAACGGCAATAGCTTTGCCACCCGGTTGTCCAACATCTTTGTCATTGGAAAG GGCAACAAGCCGTGGATCTCCCTGCCCCGCGGAAAGGGTATCCGCCTCACCATTGCTGAAGAGAGAGACAAGAGGCTGGCAGCCAAGCAGAGCAGCGGCTGA